The following is a genomic window from Streptomyces sp. BHT-5-2.
CTGGCCGGCTACGGCGTCGACGCCGAGCTGCTCCGGCTCCGTGTCGACGAGCTGGCCCGGGCCGTGCGGCTGGCCGGGCCGGCGATCGTGCTCACCGACGACGGCTTCCGGCACTTCGTGGTCGTCCACGAGGTCACCGACCGGGGCGAGTTCGTGGTCGGCGACCCGCTCTTCTCCCGCGTCCGCCGGGTCTCGGCCGAGGAGCTGGCGGCGGTCTTCACCGGCGAGACCCTGGTCACGGACACCCCCGCCACCCGGGGGCCGTCGCTGCGCGCCCGGGCGAAGGCCCTGCACGCGCCGCGCCTGCTGTGGGACGCGCTCCGGGAGAACCGGCGGGCGCTGACGCTCATCCTGCTCGCCACCATCGTCGTCTCGCTGCTGGCGCTGGCCATCGGTCTCTTCGTCCAGGTGGCGGTGGACACCGTCGTACAGGACGGCAGCATGGGCGCGCTGGCCGCGCTCTGCGGGGCGTTCATCGCGGTCGCGCTGGCCGCGGCCGGGCTCCAATACGGCCGCGGGCGCCTGGTGGTGACCCTCAGTCAGCTGTTGCAGCGCCGGCTCTCCAATCGCTACACGGAAAAGCTGCTGAATCTGTCGCCGGCGTTCTTCCGGACCCGTAGAACGGGCGACCTGGTCAGCCGGCTCGACGATGTGCAGGAAATACAGGGGCTGGTCACCACGACCAGTATCGGCGCCGCGATCGATGTCTTCGTGGTGCTCTCGGTCGGTCTCTACCTCCTCGCCACGAATGCGGTCCTCTTCCTCTTCCTCATACCGCCGGTCATTTTCAACGCGCTGAGTTCCTATCTGCTCTTCCCGGCCATCCGGGAATCCGCGGAAGAGGCCCTGCAGCGCGATGCCACTCTGAAATCGGAAGCCGTCAACCTCCTTCAGGGGCATGCCGAACTCGTCTCCTACGGCCGGCGCGACTACGCCCGGCGGCGGTTGACCTCGCTGCTCGACCGGCGTATCGACTCGGAAAAGCGGCTGGGCCGGCTGGAAAACCTCAACAGCGTCATCAAGGTCGTGAACCAGTCGGTGTTCACCATCGTGGTCACCTGGGTCGCGCTGCTCTACGTCCACCGCGGTGGACTC
Proteins encoded in this region:
- a CDS encoding peptidase domain-containing ABC transporter, with the protein product MKWQKFHTHQEGESDCGPACARSILRRHGILVDTAILRESIGLGEGGSSLLGLKETLAGYGVDAELLRLRVDELARAVRLAGPAIVLTDDGFRHFVVVHEVTDRGEFVVGDPLFSRVRRVSAEELAAVFTGETLVTDTPATRGPSLRARAKALHAPRLLWDALRENRRALTLILLATIVVSLLALAIGLFVQVAVDTVVQDGSMGALAALCGAFIAVALAAAGLQYGRGRLVVTLSQLLQRRLSNRYTEKLLNLSPAFFRTRRTGDLVSRLDDVQEIQGLVTTTSIGAAIDVFVVLSVGLYLLATNAVLFLFLIPPVIFNALSSYLLFPAIRESAEEALQRDATLKSEAVNLLQGHAELVSYGRRDYARRRLTSLLDRRIDSEKRLGRLENLNSVIKVVNQSVFTIVVTWVALLYVHRGGLTIGQVFSYLTMAGYFLTSMESIASLQITLQRTSAALGRYRDIALQKDDPRLALGGPRSPVPAGPLDLVVDALRVTHPAAPRPAVDGLSLRVPAGRRALIRGSNGSGKSTLLTAVAGLTPGYEGSITLGGAEVSDMAEPTLRRHVLYVPEAPTVLAASVRENLTLGVARPEEEIREACRTARFLQVVDAFPDGLDQPLREGGTGLSRGQLQRLSLARALLLAPRVYLFDESFSGIDRETFREIWADLAALDATKLVVAHGDVRGAEFDLAFCLDEAPSSPPRTDVPEKALT